Genomic DNA from Fimbriimonas ginsengisoli Gsoil 348:
GGCAGCAAACCGCAGCCATTTCTCAACAATTCCGAAGCCGCTCGCTCGAGCGTATCCTCGGGCGCGATATCGGTGGTCGGGCGCATGAGCGAGCCAACCGGGGCGGCCAGAGAGACGGGTTGATACGAAGCTGTCAGCACGGTAGGGGCGCGCACGTATTCTACTTACGCCGCGACTCGCTTCGCGCTTCGACCATAATCGGCTCCATCAGCCAGATGAAGAGAATTGGTGTCATCACAAGCGGAGGGGACGCTCCGGGGATGAACGCGGCGCTTCGAGCCGTCGTAAGGGCGGCCTTGGGACGTGGGGCGGAAGTGATCGGCTTCAACCACGGGTACGAGGGGCTTATCAACGACGAGAGCCGCAACCTCGATTCCCCCAGTGTGGGCGGAATCATCGACCGGGGCGGCACTATTCTTCGCACCGCACGCAGCGCTGCCTTTATGACCAGGGAGGGGCGCGATCAGGCGATGGCCGTTTTGATCAAAAACGGGTGCGAGGGGCTCGTGGTCATCGGCGGAGATGGTTCGCTGACCGGGGCTTTAAAACTTCAAGAAGAATTTGACTATCCGGTTTGCGGGGTTCCAGGCTCCATCGATAACGATATTTCGGGCACCGATTTTTCGATCGGGTTCGATACGGCGGTGAATACCGCGGTCGATGCCATCGACCGGGTACGAGATACCGCTTACTCGCACGAGCGGGTCTTCGTCATCGAGGTGATGGGGCGCCGGAACGGCTTTATCGCGTTGGAAGCCGGCCTTGCCGGGGGCGCGGAGGCGATCCTTGTGCCCGAAATGCCGTTCTCTTTGCCGGATATCGGAGCGGAGCTTTTGGAAGCCGCCAGCAAAGGGAAGCGAAGCTCGATTATCGTGGTCGCCGAAGGGGCCGCGAAGGCCGACGACGTTCGGGAGGCGCTTTCGGAATGCACCGGTTTTGAATGCCGCGCAGTGGTGCTGGGGCACATGCAGCGGGGCGGGAGTCCTACCGCGTTCGACCGCGTTTTGGCCCTTCGGCTCGGCCACCTGGCGACGAACCGCCTTCTCAGTGGCTTTCGCGGCGAAATGGCCGGCCTGGCCGGAAATCTGCTGGTCAGCCATCCGCTCACCTTCGTCTTAAGCAGCGAACGTCAGATCGATCCGGAGAAGCTGCTTTTATCGGAAGCGATGGCGCAGTAGGGCGCTCTTTACAACGTAAACCAAAACGTGGCGCCCGATCCTTCGATCGCCTCGGCGCGAACCGTGCCTCCATGGCGTTCGATGATCCGTTTGACGTTGGCGAGCCCGATCCCGGTGCCGGGATATTCGTCTTCCCGGTGCAGCCTTTCGAATGGGCGGAAGAGCTTATCGACAAACCGCGGATCGAAGCCGACGCCGTTGTCCCGAACGAAGAAAGCCCCTTCCTGGATTCCGAACTCGATCACCGCGGTTTCCCGGCTGCGGCTGAACTTGACCGCGTTTTCCAGTAAGTTTTGCAATGTGAGACGCAACAACTGCCCGTCGCCCTGAACGGTGAGGTTCCGACAAACAATGAACTCGATCTTCCGGTCCGAGTGACGGTCCTTAAGCTCGGCGGCGAGCGAGGAAACAATATCGCTTAGGTCAACCTCGGCCCGGTTTAGGTGGGTGCGACCGAGGCGGGAGAATTGAAGTAAATCGTCGATCAGATCGCCCATTCGCTTCGCCGCGCGGCCAAGACGGTCGAGCTGGTCCACCGCTTCCTCGTCCAAGTTTCCGCGCTGCTCCTCGATCAATATTCTCGAGCTGGCCATCATCGCGCGTAGCGGCGATCGAAGGTCGTGAGAGACCGTATAGCAGAACCCTTCCATGTCGTCTTTGGCCGCCTGCAGCTCCTGCGTTCGCTCGACGACGCGCGATTCCAACTCCTCGTTGAGTCGCAGCATCTCACGGTCGGCGCGTGCG
This window encodes:
- the pfkA gene encoding 6-phosphofructokinase, which encodes MKRIGVITSGGDAPGMNAALRAVVRAALGRGAEVIGFNHGYEGLINDESRNLDSPSVGGIIDRGGTILRTARSAAFMTREGRDQAMAVLIKNGCEGLVVIGGDGSLTGALKLQEEFDYPVCGVPGSIDNDISGTDFSIGFDTAVNTAVDAIDRVRDTAYSHERVFVIEVMGRRNGFIALEAGLAGGAEAILVPEMPFSLPDIGAELLEAASKGKRSSIIVVAEGAAKADDVREALSECTGFECRAVVLGHMQRGGSPTAFDRVLALRLGHLATNRLLSGFRGEMAGLAGNLLVSHPLTFVLSSERQIDPEKLLLSEAMAQ